Proteins encoded in a region of the Streptomyces sp. NBC_00513 genome:
- a CDS encoding DUF2252 domain-containing protein yields the protein MAVPETTNEQRAEQILDVFDTAFGELLAADPAAFQVKFRKMAASAFAFYRGTACLFYADLERDRHGGPYLDERTGRVWIHGDLHAENFGTYMDSNGRLVFNVNDFDEAYVGPFTWDLKRFAASVALIGYTKALSDEQISGLVRIYAAAYRERIHALATGAKHEEVPSFTLDTADGPLLAALRAARARTRFSLLDSMTEIRDYERRFTAGPGTIELDAATRYKVLAAFDGYLETLPEESLVRPDSYRVKDVVGRRGVGIGSAGLPSYNILLEGHSDALENDVVIYLKQAQTPAVSRHITERSVRDYFQHEGHRTVISQRALQAHADPWLGWTELDGSGQLVAEVSPYAVDLDWSDLDDPEEIAAVVADLGRATATMHAAADAAESGQSLVPFSTERAIDAAIAADEVGFPELLVDFAHAYGARARADHQIFVDLFRNGRITS from the coding sequence ATGGCGGTTCCCGAGACGACGAACGAGCAGCGCGCCGAGCAGATACTCGATGTGTTCGACACCGCCTTCGGTGAGCTCCTCGCCGCCGACCCCGCTGCCTTCCAGGTGAAGTTCCGCAAGATGGCGGCGTCCGCGTTCGCCTTCTACCGGGGGACGGCCTGCCTCTTCTACGCCGACCTGGAGCGCGACCGGCACGGCGGCCCGTACCTGGACGAGCGGACCGGCCGGGTGTGGATCCACGGCGATCTGCACGCCGAGAACTTCGGCACGTACATGGACTCCAACGGCCGCCTCGTCTTCAACGTCAACGACTTCGACGAGGCCTACGTCGGCCCGTTCACCTGGGACCTGAAGCGCTTCGCCGCCTCCGTCGCCCTGATCGGCTACACCAAGGCGCTCAGCGACGAGCAGATCAGCGGGCTCGTGCGGATCTACGCGGCCGCCTACCGGGAGCGGATCCACGCCCTGGCCACCGGCGCCAAGCACGAGGAGGTCCCCTCCTTCACCCTGGACACCGCCGACGGCCCGCTGCTGGCCGCCCTGCGCGCCGCCCGCGCGCGGACCCGCTTCTCGCTCCTCGACTCGATGACGGAGATCCGGGACTACGAGCGCCGCTTCACGGCGGGCCCCGGCACCATCGAGCTGGACGCGGCCACCCGGTACAAGGTGCTGGCCGCCTTCGACGGGTACCTGGAGACCCTGCCGGAGGAGTCCCTGGTGCGCCCGGACTCCTACCGGGTCAAGGACGTGGTGGGGCGGCGGGGCGTCGGGATCGGCTCGGCCGGCCTGCCCTCGTACAACATCCTGCTGGAGGGGCACAGCGACGCCCTGGAGAACGACGTCGTGATCTACCTCAAGCAGGCGCAGACCCCGGCGGTGTCCCGGCACATCACCGAGCGGTCGGTGCGGGACTACTTCCAGCACGAGGGACACCGCACGGTGATCTCGCAGCGGGCCCTCCAGGCGCACGCCGACCCGTGGCTGGGTTGGACGGAGCTGGACGGCTCCGGGCAGCTGGTGGCGGAGGTCTCCCCGTACGCGGTGGACCTGGACTGGTCGGACCTGGACGACCCCGAGGAGATCGCGGCGGTGGTCGCCGACCTGGGTCGGGCCACGGCGACGATGCACGCGGCGGCGGACGCGGCGGAGAGCGGCCAGTCCCTGGTGCCCTTCTCCACGGAGCGGGCCATCGACGCGGCCATCGCCGCCGACGAGGTCGGCTTCCCGGAGCTGCTGGTCGACTTCGCCCACGCCTACGGGGCCCGGGCGCGCGCCGACCACCAGATCTTCGTCGACCTGTTCCGCAACGGCCGGATCACGTCGTAG
- a CDS encoding DsbA family protein has product MSSRNSQANKAAARDRLRVEREKQAKKDKARRQLIVAGAVVATLALAGGVGYAVVQANQPDHWEKAASAELVKPKNTSGDNGTTVVIGKPEAKKTLDLYEDSRCPACAAFEQTSGEQIKKDVDAGKFKLRYFGATFIDNAAQGEGSKNALSALGAALNVSPDAFLAYKGALYSKDLHPEETVDSFAKDDYLIKVADTVPALKGNAEFKKAVEDGTYDRWALEMSKVFNKSEVKGTPTLMMDGKKIETPSTAEAYTAAIEKALAG; this is encoded by the coding sequence ATGAGTTCACGCAACAGCCAGGCGAACAAGGCGGCGGCCCGCGATCGACTGCGCGTCGAGCGCGAGAAGCAGGCCAAGAAGGACAAGGCGCGCCGGCAGCTGATCGTCGCCGGCGCGGTGGTGGCCACGTTGGCCCTGGCCGGCGGTGTCGGCTACGCGGTCGTGCAGGCCAACCAGCCCGACCACTGGGAGAAGGCGGCCTCGGCGGAGCTGGTCAAGCCCAAGAACACCTCGGGCGACAACGGCACCACGGTCGTCATCGGCAAGCCCGAGGCGAAGAAGACCCTGGACCTGTACGAGGACTCGCGCTGCCCGGCGTGCGCCGCCTTCGAGCAGACCAGCGGCGAGCAGATCAAGAAGGACGTGGACGCGGGCAAGTTCAAGCTCCGCTACTTCGGCGCGACCTTCATCGACAACGCCGCCCAGGGCGAGGGTTCGAAGAACGCGCTGAGCGCGCTGGGCGCGGCGCTGAACGTCAGCCCGGACGCCTTCCTCGCGTACAAGGGGGCGCTCTACTCCAAGGACCTGCACCCCGAGGAGACCGTCGACAGCTTCGCCAAGGACGACTACCTGATCAAGGTCGCGGACACGGTCCCGGCGCTCAAGGGCAACGCCGAGTTCAAGAAGGCCGTCGAGGACGGCACCTATGACCGGTGGGCGCTGGAGATGTCGAAGGTCTTCAACAAGTCCGAGGTGAAGGGCACGCCGACGCTGATGATGGACGGCAAGAAGATCGAGACCCCCTCGACGGCGGAGGCGTACACCGCGGCGATCGAGAAGGCTCTCGCGGGCTGA